Proteins from a genomic interval of Streptomyces sp. SID8374:
- a CDS encoding haloacid dehalogenase type II: MAELDIDVLVFDILGTLVDEPAGIRAGIRALDPSLDDAGTERLLLLWQRHIEDEQRRILDGDRPYAPSDVLDREAAGLVAETAGVDDPAAVAALALSARQLPPWPDTVAGLARLAGRFPLVGLSNASRTALLGIDAHAGLRWHQALSAEDARAYKPDPEVYRLAVTVSGLPPERLLMVAAHSWDLRGAQALGLRTAYVARPVGDPPATSDKFDVYADGLAGLADRLGAP, encoded by the coding sequence ATGGCAGAGCTGGACATCGACGTCCTCGTCTTCGACATCCTCGGCACCCTCGTCGACGAGCCCGCCGGGATCCGGGCCGGTATCCGCGCCCTCGACCCCTCACTCGACGATGCCGGGACCGAACGGCTCCTGCTGCTGTGGCAGCGGCACATCGAGGACGAGCAGCGCCGCATCCTCGACGGCGACCGGCCCTACGCCCCCAGTGACGTCCTCGACCGGGAGGCCGCCGGGCTCGTCGCCGAGACCGCCGGGGTCGACGATCCGGCCGCCGTGGCGGCGCTGGCCCTGTCGGCCCGCCAGCTTCCGCCGTGGCCCGACACCGTGGCCGGTCTCGCCCGGCTCGCCGGGCGGTTCCCCCTGGTCGGGCTCTCCAACGCGAGCCGCACCGCGCTGCTCGGGATCGACGCCCACGCCGGACTCCGCTGGCACCAGGCCCTGTCCGCCGAGGACGCCCGGGCCTACAAGCCGGACCCGGAGGTCTACCGGCTGGCCGTCACCGTCTCCGGGCTGCCGCCGGAGCGGCTTCTGATGGTCGCCGCGCACTCCTGGGACCTGCGCGGGGCCCAGGCCCTCGGGCTGCGTACCGCCTATGTCGCCCGGCCCGTCGGCGATCCGCCCGCCACGTCGGACAAGTTCGACGTGTACGCCGACGGGCTGGCCGGTCTCGCCGACCGGCTCGGCGCCCCGTAG
- a CDS encoding peptidyl-tRNA hydrolase: MSSDDTSQNTTSPSPFHNGPTDRDEAPQYVLPLVVHLEKTDPPARTDALRTAARAVLTILSDERSLGEGEWARAMRDWEDARIRKVVRRARGAEWRKAAALPGITVTGDSAEVRVYPPIPLDGWPKELAKLQVSGTDLDDPEPPAAPDPQGPVLWLNPELEMSAGKTMAQVGHGAQLAWWELSDTERKAWREAGFPLSVATATPERWRQLTTSGLPVVRDAGFTEIAPGPTVAVEGGLRFCPLGGVRVRR, encoded by the coding sequence GTGAGCAGCGACGACACCTCCCAGAACACCACCTCCCCGAGCCCCTTCCACAACGGCCCGACCGACCGGGACGAAGCCCCGCAGTACGTGCTCCCGCTCGTGGTGCACCTGGAGAAGACGGACCCGCCCGCCCGCACGGACGCCCTGCGCACCGCCGCCCGCGCGGTACTGACGATCCTGTCCGACGAGCGGTCCCTCGGCGAGGGCGAGTGGGCCCGGGCGATGCGGGACTGGGAGGACGCCCGGATCCGCAAGGTGGTGCGCCGGGCGCGCGGCGCGGAGTGGCGCAAGGCGGCCGCCCTGCCCGGGATCACGGTGACGGGCGACAGCGCGGAGGTACGGGTGTACCCGCCGATCCCCCTGGACGGCTGGCCCAAGGAGCTGGCCAAGCTCCAGGTGTCGGGCACCGACCTGGACGACCCCGAACCGCCCGCCGCCCCCGACCCCCAGGGCCCGGTCCTCTGGCTCAACCCGGAGCTGGAGATGTCGGCGGGCAAGACGATGGCGCAGGTCGGCCACGGTGCCCAGCTCGCCTGGTGGGAGCTGTCCGACACCGAGCGCAAGGCCTGGCGCGAGGCGGGGTTCCCGCTCTCCGTGGCCACGGCCACCCCGGAGCGCTGGCGGCAGCTGACCACGAGCGGCCTGCCGGTGGTACGCGACGCGGGGTTCACGGAGATCGCTCCCGGGCCTACCGTCGCCGTGGAGGGCGGTCTGCGGTTCTGCCCTCTCGGGGGCGTACGCGTCCGCCGGTGA
- a CDS encoding AIM24 family protein — MKSDLFSSEHMAQPATAPGMTLQNSKSIKYAVNGEMHARQGAMIAFRGNLQFERKGQGIGGLLKRAVTGEGLALMAVRGQGEAWFAHEAANCFIVEMDQGDQLTINGRNVLCFDATLSYEIKTVKGAGMVGGGLFNSVFSGYGKLGLMCEGTPIVIPVTGAQPVYVDTDAVVGWSQQLTTTLHRSQSVGSMVRGGSGEAVQLMLQGEGFVIVRPSEARPERTSN, encoded by the coding sequence ATGAAGAGCGACCTTTTCTCCAGCGAGCACATGGCCCAGCCGGCCACCGCCCCCGGCATGACCTTGCAGAACTCCAAGTCGATCAAGTACGCCGTCAACGGGGAGATGCACGCCCGTCAGGGGGCGATGATCGCCTTCCGCGGCAACCTCCAGTTCGAGCGCAAGGGCCAGGGCATCGGCGGCCTGCTCAAGCGCGCGGTCACCGGCGAGGGACTCGCGCTCATGGCCGTACGCGGGCAGGGCGAGGCGTGGTTCGCGCACGAGGCCGCCAACTGTTTCATCGTGGAGATGGACCAGGGCGACCAGCTCACCATCAACGGCCGCAACGTCCTCTGTTTCGACGCCACCCTCTCGTACGAGATCAAGACGGTGAAGGGCGCCGGAATGGTCGGCGGCGGCCTGTTCAACAGCGTCTTCTCCGGCTACGGCAAGCTCGGCCTGATGTGCGAGGGCACGCCCATCGTGATCCCGGTGACGGGCGCCCAGCCGGTGTACGTCGACACGGACGCGGTCGTCGGCTGGAGCCAGCAGCTCACGACCACCCTGCACCGCTCCCAGAGCGTCGGTTCGATGGTGCGCGGCGGCTCGGGCGAGGCCGTGCAGCTGATGCTCCAGGGCGAGGGGTTCGTCATCGTGCGGCCGAGCGAGGCGAGGCCGGAGCGGACCTCCAACTGA
- a CDS encoding restriction endonuclease has protein sequence MSARRRPPARRSASRPRRKQLSRKRQQRHPAAVLIPVVITLWVVGRLLDWVAANRWVVVVALALAVAGGVLWYRHRAAQLQEEQERARALRYQVEQLDHLHHRAFEHAVRDLMFRDGCTDAVQVGGAGDHGADVKATDPYGRRWVIQCKHRKAGSAGSAVGTPDLHVLNGTGRPVHRGDVVVLVTNGRFSRPAVEFAQSQRLHLVDRATLAAWAGGGRPLWELLRAVPPPRGPSPLS, from the coding sequence ATGAGCGCCCGCCGCCGTCCTCCGGCCCGCCGTTCCGCCTCCCGGCCGCGTAGGAAGCAGCTGTCGCGCAAGCGGCAGCAACGGCATCCGGCGGCAGTCCTCATCCCCGTCGTCATCACCCTGTGGGTGGTCGGCCGGCTACTCGACTGGGTCGCCGCGAACCGGTGGGTCGTGGTCGTCGCCCTTGCCCTCGCCGTGGCGGGCGGTGTGCTCTGGTACCGCCATCGGGCCGCCCAGCTCCAGGAGGAGCAGGAGCGCGCCCGGGCGCTGCGCTACCAGGTGGAGCAGCTGGACCACCTGCACCACCGCGCGTTCGAACACGCCGTACGGGACCTGATGTTCCGGGACGGCTGCACCGACGCCGTCCAGGTCGGCGGCGCCGGGGACCACGGGGCCGACGTCAAGGCGACCGACCCGTACGGGCGCCGCTGGGTCATCCAGTGCAAGCACCGCAAGGCCGGTTCCGCCGGGTCTGCGGTCGGAACCCCGGATCTGCATGTCCTCAACGGCACCGGCCGCCCTGTGCACCGCGGGGACGTCGTCGTCCTCGTCACCAACGGGCGGTTCTCCAGGCCCGCCGTGGAGTTCGCGCAGTCCCAGCGGTTGCACCTGGTCGACCGCGCCACCCTTGCCGCTTGGGCCGGTGGCGGCCGGCCCCTCTGGGAACTCCTGCGGGCGGTGCCGCCTCCGAGAGGCCCCAGCCCGTTGTCCTGA
- a CDS encoding polysaccharide deacetylase family protein, whose protein sequence is MAPGPAGRTPVFERRPKAEGAGGGGGGTAGGAAAEKVVALTFDADMTADQGPRAKAGERFDNPELIALLRRLKVPSTVFMTGRWAEEYPAQAKGIGTDDLFEVANHSYSHHAFTADCYGLPVVAKDSMARDVERAFSAFREAGVRNVVPYFRFPGGCYDDTALRALAPANVTAVQWDVVSGDAFATDAGAVAEQVLDGVRPGSLVVLHCTRSAAPVTAEAIGRIVPELRKRGYRFVKVSELMEG, encoded by the coding sequence ATGGCCCCCGGCCCGGCGGGGCGCACCCCGGTCTTCGAGCGGCGCCCGAAGGCCGAGGGTGCCGGGGGCGGAGGCGGGGGCACAGCGGGAGGGGCCGCGGCGGAGAAGGTCGTGGCGCTCACCTTCGACGCCGACATGACGGCCGACCAGGGCCCCCGGGCGAAGGCGGGCGAGCGCTTCGACAACCCGGAGCTGATCGCCCTGCTGCGGCGGCTGAAGGTGCCCTCGACCGTGTTCATGACCGGGCGGTGGGCGGAGGAGTACCCGGCGCAGGCGAAGGGCATCGGCACGGACGACCTGTTCGAGGTCGCCAACCACTCGTACAGCCACCACGCCTTCACCGCCGACTGCTACGGCCTGCCGGTGGTCGCGAAGGACTCGATGGCCCGCGACGTGGAGCGGGCGTTCTCGGCGTTCCGCGAGGCCGGGGTACGGAACGTGGTGCCGTACTTCCGCTTCCCCGGCGGCTGCTACGACGACACGGCGCTGCGCGCGCTGGCCCCGGCGAACGTGACAGCGGTGCAGTGGGACGTGGTGAGCGGCGACGCGTTCGCGACGGATGCGGGTGCGGTGGCCGAGCAGGTGCTGGACGGGGTGCGGCCGGGGTCGCTGGTGGTGCTGCACTGCACGCGCAGCGCGGCGCCGGTCACCGCGGAGGCGATCGGCAGAATCGTTCCGGAGCTGCGGAAGCGGGGCTACCGGTTCGTGAAGGTGTCGGAGCTGATGGAGGGCTGA